One window of the Bos mutus isolate GX-2022 chromosome X, NWIPB_WYAK_1.1, whole genome shotgun sequence genome contains the following:
- the LOC102286575 gene encoding LOW QUALITY PROTEIN: E3 ubiquitin-protein ligase SIAH1 (The sequence of the model RefSeq protein was modified relative to this genomic sequence to represent the inferred CDS: inserted 1 base in 1 codon), whose product MSQTERASPTGTSNGAPSSAPALTGTTVSNNDLASLFECPVCFDYVLPPIIQCQSGHLVCGNCRPKLTSCPTCXGPLTSIRNLAMEKVANLVLFPCKYASSGCGKTMPPTEKADHEEHCEFRPCCCPCPGTSCGWQGSMDAVVPHLMQHYNESIITLQGEVVVFLAVNINLAGTLDWVMMQSCFGFNFLLILEKLEIYDGHQKFFAVVQLIGTREQAEQFTYQLELNGNRRRLIWEATPLSIREGIATAFINSDCLIFDSEVAERFAEDGNLSIDVTISMC is encoded by the exons ATGAGTCAAACTGAAAGAGCGTCACCTACTGGAACCTCAAACGGTGCGCCATCCTCGGCGCCTGCCTTGACTGGCACCACTGTGTCCAACAATGACTTGGCGAGTCTTTTTGAGTGTCCGGTCTGCTTTGACTATGTGTTACCCCCAATTATACAGTGTCAGAGTGGCCATCTTGTTTGTGGCAACTGTCGCCCAAAGCTCACAAGTTGTCCAACTT CGGGCCCGCTGACATCCATTCGCAACTTAGCCATGGAGAAAGTGGCCAATTTAGTACTTTTCCCCTGTAAATACGCCTCTTCTGGATGTGGAAAAACTATGCCACCCACAGAAAAAGCAGACCATGAAGAACACTGTGAGTTTAGGCCCTGTTGTTGTCCTTGCCCTGGTACTTCCTGTGGGTGGCAAGGCTCCATGGATGCTGTAGTGCCGCATCTGATGCAGCACTATAATGAGTCCATTATAACCCTGCAGGGAGAAGTTGTAGTTTTCCTTGCAGTCAACATTAATCTGGCTGGTACCCTTGACTGGGTGATGATGCAGTCCTGTTTTGGGTTTAACTTCTTACTAATTTTGGAGAAACTGGAAATCTACGATGGTCACCAGAAATTCTTTGCAGTTGTCCAGCTGATAGGAACACGTGAGCAAGCTGAACAGTTTACTTATCAACTTGAGCTAAATGGTAATAGGCGGCGATTGATTTGGGAAGCCACGCCTCTATCTATTCGTGAGGGAATTGCAACAGCCTTTATCAACAGTGACTGCCTAATCTTCGACTCTGAAGTTGCGGAACGTTTCGCAGAAGATGGCAATTTAAGCATCGATGTAACTATTTCCATGTGTTGA